From the genome of Nicotiana tabacum cultivar K326 chromosome 2, ASM71507v2, whole genome shotgun sequence:
TAAGGCAAAACAGATTGATCAAGGTTTGATACcatattatcatttcttctttttatatattttctcttATCAATTTACTCTTTTCCCACTTTCAAGAATTTCATATCATATTTACCAAGAGTACTTCATTATTTTTTGTTACTAGTATATGTACACGTTTCAATTCATTGTGTTATCCGACTAGTGACAATGGAGTTTGACGTTTTCTAGAATCTCCTTAATTTCATTTTCGCTTGTCAGTTTAACTTTTTCTCACTAATTCATATCATGTAGAAAGAGTTGTTCACTAGGTTTTGTGAAAGTTTATCTGCACGTTTCAATTCATTCTGGACAATAATATATGTAGTTTAATTTTTTCTtgattcttcttttcttttatcactttcaagaATTTCATATCATAATTAACGAGGGTTCTTCACTACCTAGGATTTCTTAGTGAGAACAATAATGGTGTTAGATGTTTTCTTCATAAGTCATAACCACGTGATTActacaacaaaatcatgagctgaTAGCTTGCACGGAGAGCAATTCCCTAACATGACGAAGTTTAATTTCCACCAGTATATATCCTTCTTAATAACAAGTTACTTAAGCCGATACATTTCAAAAGGCAAAATATTAAATAGGAACTCGATACAGGGCGAGGCACACGTAAAATGTCCTCGAGCAAAACATGGGGCTCTTTTCTCGCAAGGCCTACGCATCAAGTGCTAGCGCTCGGACATAATTCGGATTGCTTCCAACACCCAATACACGAGGCTCGCCCACCaatttttgtttaattgtgtGTAATAATTAGTCTTGTAGACTCTTGAAATTTTTAACTAAACCTTGACTCTTCAAAAGGCCCTTTGATCACAAGTCAGAAGTTGAAAATATTGAAACCTATTATCACATATTCTCTACTAAGAACACTATGAATGAGTTTTGATAGAATCTCTCATCTAAATAATCTTTCATGTTGAACTTTTGATGGGTCCTCATTATTTAATTCTCCATATTTTTCTCTTCAAATAGTGTATTTCACTCTATTTTGTTTGACAGCAATATCGTCTTTTACTATGGGGTGTGGAACTTGTATTAATTGGAGTAATAGTTAAGTGTTAGTAAGGAATCACTTACAATTAAATATtatgtaattttaaattattccAATAAGACCAAAAGTCATTTTCTGATTTATCTGAAACTTGATTGCCTCTCAAataaaaaaactaatcaaaaatgaaaagaatAGTTTCAAGGAAAAAAAATCGGATTACAGTATTAAAGATTGTTTCTTTATACATTTCCCCCCCAAGatgatatttttctcttttaccGTTTGAGTTGTTAGGACGTCGTATTATTCATAGTTATAGTATTTAAGAATTTATGTTAAATTTCATGACACTTACTgtaatttttcaattttattttttaaaagtatttttcataattctttctattttttacACTCATGTTTCTGTAATTATAAATtagcaataacaacaacccaatgGAATTCCACAAGTGAGGTTTAGGGAGGATAATATGTATGCAGACTTTACGCCTACCGTGAGAATGTAAAAATTTTGTTTCCGATAGATCATCGgctcaagaaaaatgaaaagaaacgaATAGAAACAAGTAATATCAACAAATATGGTCAGAAAGATAGTAATAATGGGAAATGCGCCTCTGCCTATTCCATCGCCTTTTAGAATAAGCACTAATTTAATTTAAGCTAAAAGTTCATAAGAGTCACTATCTCCTTCAATTCCCAACTTATATTATTCATTAAGTATTTGAAAGACCTGTAACAATGTTGATATTGCATCTATAAGCTAGAAATCGAAGcatctcattttatttatgatatatCGTTTAAATTCACTTGATTTCGTTATTCTCAAAATAGGTGTACTGTTCGTTCTGCCTTACGAGGTGGTGATCAATATGCAACGTCTATCGACACAATAATGGGAATTTGGAAGCACTTCCAATGGCATAGGGCGTGGCAAACAGAAGTTGTCTAACTTTATCCAATCCAGAATGTATAATAAACCATGTAGTCACAAGCCAGAGAAGACTTTTTGAACACATAATAATGGAGTATTATATACCATTGAAGTTGAAGATATAACTCAAATATTTAAGTCAATACCCTGGGGAGGCAATTGCTATCGTTTAATCACCCAAGATAAAGTTTATATTAGATTATCTATATATCATACAATCATTGTGTATTAAATAAATCAAAAgttgcattttttttttaaatgcttAAAATCTTGGGTCAGCCCTTTTTTCGGCCCTCTGTATTTGGAATAAATTCGATCTAAGTTCATTGGTAAGGTCTTCTTGAATCAATACAACAGTTGACTTTTGAAAACTCTATAAACCTATATAAGCAACACTTCCCTTTTCCCTTTTCGTAAGTATCTCTCCTGCTAAACTCCTCACCATCCTTCTTCCCTAGGTACATTTTTTAGACGTGCTTGTTTTGATTCCTAGATAAATGCATATTCTTTTAAAAACTTTTTTGCATTTAGTCTTTATATTCTCACTACTAGCTCGTTGCACTTTTACAATTATGGGTTCATAACTTGTCACTCTTTAAAAATTTTAGTGATTTTTCATATATTATTTATTCATACTTTACAATAAAAATATTGGGTTCAGTTGAATGAGTGGTGTCTATGTTAATGTTTCGAGGCCGAATCATATTTCTTTAGGCAAAAACTAAATATTACTTTTTCAACTCATCTAAATTGTGAGTGTGTATAGTTAGTAATTAAGTGACAGAAAACAGTGATGGCCCATGAAGACAAAACCAAAGTAGATTATATTGTTTTTTAATTGCTTGAAATTTATTCATCCTCCGTTTGTATATTTGAACTTTGAAGGCAAAGAATGAGTCATCGGGTTAATGACTATTCTGGGGAGATGGATACAGACATAAGTAGAGTGGCTTCCTCAAGGAGACATTCAGACAACTTGCCTTATGTTCACAAAGTTGGAGTTCCTCCTAAACCAAACTTACTCAAGGAAATTACTGAAAGTGTTAAGGAAACATTTTTTCATGATGATCCTTTGCGACATTTTAAGGACCAATCTAAGACTAAGAAATTGCGTCTTGGCATTCAAGCTGTTTTTCCCATTCTTGATTGGGGAAGGTCTTATAATTTATCCAAGTTTAAAGGTGACCTTATTTCTGGCCTTACTATAGCCAGTTTGTGTATCCCTCAGGTAAATTACAAGAAACTagtcattcattatttggacttcTTTCTTCTGTTTTTTTAATTTGTTGCCATGTTAATTAACTACCTAGTGTTGGCCTTTCAGGATATTGGCTATGCAAAACTTGCAAATTTGGATCCTCAATATGGGCTATGTAAGTTCACTCCCCCTTTTAATCACTCGCAGATTCTCAATTTTAACATCCTTGACGGACTAACCCATCCTGTTTTTGAAATTATGGGTTCACAATTTAATATTGGTTGTTCTTCACTAGATATCTATAATATGTGTTGTAAATATTTGATTCAGTTGAAACCATAGTATAGTAGCTCCATCCGCCTCTAGCCCTACCCAGAAGGCAGATTTAGAACGGATTATGTGGGTTCAACTAAACTCGTTACTTTTGGCTCCACCAATATAtactaaaatatataaatatagtaaGAGAGGCGGACCTACATTACAGAATGAGGGGTCACCGACACTCGTGAAGTTCGATAAAaattctctctctatatatatatgtatgtatgtatatgtctTTAAAAATTAGTAATAAATTAGTAGTGGCACCCTATATACAAAACAAATTTTGGTTGAATGCAAATGTGCGTCCGCTACCTTTAAATACTGGATCCACCTCTGGCACCCACCAACTTTAAATTCTGGATTTGCCTCTGGCCCGATGGTGCTCCCCTTCTTTATTACTTGCCTTTACTATCAGGTTGaaagattaattttcattttGTTTATTACAGACAGTAGCTTTGTGCCACCCTTGGTTTATGCCTTCATGGGTAGTTCAAGAGATATTGCCATAGGGCCAGTTGCTGTGGTGTCACTCTTGCTTGGAAGCATGCTTCAGGCAGAGTTTGATCCTGTTAAACAAAAACTCGAGTATCAGCGCCTTGCTTTCACTGCTACATTTTTTGCAGGGATTACACAGTTCATTCTTGGATTTTTCAGGTTATATTCTGCTTCCTTGAATATGGAACAATTACAATTCCTTGAAGGGGCTCAGATTATGAGTGTCAGACCTTTTAATTTTCGGTGTAAATTAAACTGTACTCTGTTTCAACTAAAATGCCATAGTAAAAAAGGTACATAAATAGTACTAAAAAGGTTCATAATTGAAAGGAGCGTCATGGACAGTGAAGATACATATAGCTGAATTCAACTGAAGCTTTGTAATTGTTATCCTTAAAAGGTTCATAGTTAGAGAAAACTGTTTGACTGTACAAATAGATGTTACATACAAATGGATATATAGAAATAGTATTAGATATAGGCTAGATGCTTTAACATGTATGTTACTAATCTCAATTCTTTCCTATGGCATTTTAGCACTAGAATAAGCTGACTTGTATTCTTTTTTTCTCTGTTTAATTAGGTTGGGTTTCTTGATTGACTTTCTGTCTCATGCTGCCATAGTTGGCTTCATGGCTGGAGCAGCCATTACTATCAGTCTTCAACAGCTGAAAGGTCTGCTTGGCATAAAGAAATTCACAAAGGAAACTGGTATTGTTTCTGTTATGAGATCAGTTTTTGCTGCAGCACATCATGGGGTCAGACAAATCTCAATGTattccctttttgttttcttcaactgttaaTAGAGCTAACTATCATTCTCTTTTGGACCAGTGGAACTGGCAGACTATTGTGATTGGTGTATCTTTCTTGGCTTTCCTTCTAGTCGCCAAGTTTATTGTAAGAATCAAAATAAGTACAACTAATTATGTTACCATCATGGTTGATCTGATTGCCAATTATTAATGctttttgttttgccttttatTGTTGAACAGGgaaaaaagaacaagaaatacTTTTGGGTGCCTGCAATTGCTCCAATGATATCCATTATCCTCTCGACGTTATTTGTGTTTATCTTCCATGCTGAAAAACATGGTGTCCAAATTGTGAGTTCTTTTACATTATCATAGTTCTTATGTTATCTCTGTAttatttttatcttcctttttttttgtgcCTTACGTTTGATCTTTTTATAACATCAAGGTAAGACACATCGATCGAGGGATCAATCCACCATCACTGAAGCAAATTTATTTCAGTGGTGAAAATTTAACCAAAGGATTCAAAATTGGTGCAATTTCTGGTTTGATAGCACTAACTGTAAGTTATGCTTCCCATCACATTAATATCCATTTCTTGGCCAGTTATCAAAAAGCTTATTTTTATTGTACAAACTTGTTGAATTATAGGAAGCTGCTGCTATTGGAAGAACATTTGCAGCATTGAAGGATTACCAATTGGATGGAAACAAAGAAATGGTTGCTTTAGGAACAATGAATATAGTTGGCTCAATGACATCCTGCTATGTGGCTACAGGTAGGTGCAAAACACAGCGAAACAAGTCTATTACTAATTCCCACCTAAAATTTTCAGTAAATTGATTGCAAATGAACTTGCAATTGTTGCGCAGGATCCTTTTCTCGTTCAGCAGTCAACTATATGGCTGGATGCCATACGGCAGTCTCAAACATTATCATGTCTTGTGTTGTGTTACTAACTTTAGAATTGATCACACCATTGTTCAAGTACACGCCGAATGCTATATTGGCTTCCATCATCATATCTGCAGTTATCGGGTTGATAGATATCGATGCAATGAAACTCCTATATAAGATTGACAAGTTTGATTTCGTTGCTTGCATGGGAGCCTTCTTAGGGGTGATTTTCGAGTCTGTTGAAATAGGCCTCTTGATCGCGGTAAACAAGCTGGACAATTCTTCTTTTATCTTAATTTCTTGGATTGATTACATCAATACTAAGGCAATTTTTGATCCTCAAAATTTTCATTTATTAGGTTGCTATATCATTTGCCAAAATCCTCCTCCAAGTTACAAGGCCTCGGATTGCTGTTCTTGGGAAGGTCCCTAGGACTACTGTATACAGAAATATACAGCAATATCCAGAAGCAACAAGGGTCCCTGGAATTCTTATTGTGAGAGTTGATTCTGCTATTTACTTTTCTAACTCCAACTATATGAGGGACAGGTACTAATTGCTACTTCATTAGCTTGACGATATACGTTGGATTCGTATTAAAATCAAAGTTTTGCAGGATACTAAGATGGCTAACTGATGAAGACGAAATGCTAAAAGAAACTAACCAACAAAAGATCCAGTATTTGATAGTTGAAATGTCGCGTAAGGAATTCTCCAAAAACTATATTCTTCGAATTCTTTGTCCCTGAGGTTTTGATTGAGTAACTTGATTCTTGCTCTCTTGCAGCTGTTACTGATATAGATACAAGTGGAATTCATTCCTTAGAAGATTTGTTCAAGTCCCTCCAGAAACGAGATGTTCAAGTAAGCTAAAACTAGTATAGAAATTTTACATTTGTACCAATCTTTTTGAGGGTCTAATATATTTATGTACACTTTTGATTGTTTACAGCTTGTTCTGGCAAATCCGGGGCCACTGGTGAATGACAAGCTTCATGCATCTGGTTTTCCAGACATGATTGGAGAAGACAAGATTTTCCTAACTGTGGCAGATGCTGTCATGACATTTGCCCCAAAAATGGAGCCCTGAATCTTGACAAATACAGTAAAAACACTTACAAAAGAACTATGTTAGTATCAAAGAATCAGATGTTTAACTTAAGAAAGTTCAAGGTGTCTATATGATGGTTGGGGGGGGGGTGTTAGAAAGTTCAAGGTGTCTATATGATGGTTGAGGGGGGGTTTGTAAATTTGCTTTATTTTTTTCAACTCCATGTATTCCTTTGGTGGTACTTCTTTCACATACAATGTTTTAGAGAGAGTACTGCATAACTAATTTACCTTGTATTTTTGGTGTGTTGACTTGGGTATGAGAAATGTGTTGGAAGATTGAGTAATGCACAATATGCTTTCTTGTTTGACTTCTAATGATCTGTTATGCAACCTAAAAACATGTAAAATTCATAGTATTGTTATTGAATTATCAATAGCATATTCAGTCTCACAACTCGTCCGGTTTAGTTATTATGTTAACGAATTGGTTCACTACAGAAACCATAAGTTTGGGACTTTGGAACAGAACAAAAAAAGGGAGATTCAATCGAGTGTTTCACTCTCCCAAGGATTTACAAATGTATTGAATGTTCATACGAGAAAGTTAACTCATAGGTTTAGAACTTAGGGGTTATGGTCTTATTGGCGCATATCACAATGGGGTCTTTAACTTGGTTGATATCGTAACAAGTTAGCTGTAGGGAAATATGTGGTTGGATTGAATCTTTTCCGAGGTAAATACTTTCTTCCCCAACTTTCCACTTGAATTTAGTCCCCCATTTACAGCCAAGAAAGTAACTTAATCCTTCAATTTTTTACTCGTATATAGTTCCTCATCTATACTCTCTGTAGTAACTTAACATCTTATTTTCAGTTATGATAAGATTTGGTTCATCACATATAATTAGCAATCATAACGAGATATTCCAACTGCAAGAACTCATTCTAATTTCTAGGCCAGAAAAATACATGTAGTAAGCATGTGAATCGAGTTGTCCTTTTTATTAAACATTATGACACCTACCTAAAATGGAATGTGAAATAGCATGTAGCTTTCTTTAAACCCTTTATCCAGATAATTATGAGATACTCCAATCATCAAACttaatctcaaaatatgatattgTCACAAATAAAGAAAAGCTAGTATTACTCTAACAGACTAAACATGCTAttattaaagttgactttgagCTGTCATGCGATAATTGGATGCAATTATGGTTAAACAAGGCCACTAGCATCAGTTGCTTGTTTAAAGAAGAAATCTTGGGCCCAATTACAACCAACCCGAGTTGCTGTGTAGATCTCATCTACGCCAGAAACATTACAGAAAAATGTTGCTTAGAATAAAGAGAAAAATGCAGCTCCTATGGTCAGAGCCAGCGGCCCAAAAGATTGACAAAGTGAAGCTGAACCGGAGCTTCCAGGTGCTGGAGCAACCACGTTTGTCCCTGCAGCAGTACTTGGTGCACCTGCTGTCGCGCTTGGTGATACAGTAGTTGGGGAAAGAGCTGCAACAAAAAACATTAAAaagttcaaaaaaacaaaaaatctcACCTACTTGGTGAACTAGTACAACTTCATTGTAACACAATCCATTTGACTCTTCTTAATTCTTGAGTTGCAAAATTGAACAGCAGTTCACTATGTATATAAACATTCTAAGGCAAGAGATGATCCAACCTTGAGAAGAGACAAAAGGCAACTAAAGTCCAGTATAACTAGTATCCTAGAAATGGTTAGAAGGACATATTTATTGACATTCTGTTCACATAACAAAATTGGGAGGAGATGATATCACAAGTTGAGACCAATTAAGAATCCACTATCCTGAAAGGTCACCGTATACAGTAAAAACCGGTTAGTCTTTCGTACGAACTGGTCGAAATGGTAATGCATTGGATCGGAGAAGCGTCTTCATAATATCAGGTTGAGGTCCGAAGTCAGGTCACCAAACTTCGAGCCCTagggaccgatcaatgtcgagctcgatatcattatcgagctcgagtccaaatcgaactatgatgaagttatcgagcttatgaagcagagaccgaccaacactgaccccgaatcaatacaaGGATCCGAGTTAAGATCGAGGGCTCGAGTCGTTAccaagctcgagtcaatatcgagctcata
Proteins encoded in this window:
- the LOC107785138 gene encoding sulfate transporter 1.3-like produces the protein MSHRVNDYSGEMDTDISRVASSRRHSDNLPYVHKVGVPPKPNLLKEITESVKETFFHDDPLRHFKDQSKTKKLRLGIQAVFPILDWGRSYNLSKFKGDLISGLTIASLCIPQDIGYAKLANLDPQYGLYSSFVPPLVYAFMGSSRDIAIGPVAVVSLLLGSMLQAEFDPVKQKLEYQRLAFTATFFAGITQFILGFFRLGFLIDFLSHAAIVGFMAGAAITISLQQLKGLLGIKKFTKETGIVSVMRSVFAAAHHGWNWQTIVIGVSFLAFLLVAKFIGKKNKKYFWVPAIAPMISIILSTLFVFIFHAEKHGVQIVRHIDRGINPPSLKQIYFSGENLTKGFKIGAISGLIALTEAAAIGRTFAALKDYQLDGNKEMVALGTMNIVGSMTSCYVATGSFSRSAVNYMAGCHTAVSNIIMSCVVLLTLELITPLFKYTPNAILASIIISAVIGLIDIDAMKLLYKIDKFDFVACMGAFLGVIFESVEIGLLIAVAISFAKILLQVTRPRIAVLGKVPRTTVYRNIQQYPEATRVPGILIVRVDSAIYFSNSNYMRDRILRWLTDEDEMLKETNQQKIQYLIVEMSPVTDIDTSGIHSLEDLFKSLQKRDVQLVLANPGPLVNDKLHASGFPDMIGEDKIFLTVADAVMTFAPKMEP